In a genomic window of Deinococcus aquiradiocola:
- a CDS encoding GNAT family N-acetyltransferase gives MCARSGPSHVHPGTVRVVPVHAGVRDAVLALRAHPEQEQFSGRMPDLLLMAEDAPQSEAMAVLVRDADGDEVVIGYYRLDFVLGAVAFRDFGRPTVGLRGYFIGAPWQGRGLGTAATRAMIRDLQERHPGIHLLALSVNVRNPAARAVYARAGFVTDPELYLGGAAGPQHVMLLDLTTANQVTQAPRPD, from the coding sequence ATGTGTGCTCGTTCCGGCCCCTCACACGTGCACCCAGGCACGGTGCGTGTCGTGCCCGTCCACGCGGGGGTGCGGGACGCCGTGCTGGCCCTCCGGGCGCACCCGGAGCAGGAGCAGTTCTCGGGCCGCATGCCGGACCTGCTGCTCATGGCCGAAGACGCGCCGCAGTCCGAGGCGATGGCCGTCCTCGTGCGGGACGCGGACGGGGACGAAGTCGTCATCGGGTACTACCGGCTGGACTTCGTGCTGGGCGCCGTCGCCTTCCGCGACTTCGGGCGGCCCACCGTGGGCCTGCGCGGGTACTTCATCGGCGCGCCCTGGCAGGGGAGGGGCCTCGGGACGGCCGCGACGCGCGCCATGATCCGCGATCTGCAGGAACGCCACCCCGGCATTCACCTGCTCGCCCTGAGCGTCAACGTCCGCAACCCCGCCGCGCGGGCCGTGTACGCCCGCGCGGGCTTCGTGACCGACCCGGAACTCTACCTGGGCGGCGCGGCCGGACCGCAGCACGTGATGCTGCTCGACCTGACCACTGCGAATCAGGTCACGCAGGCCCCCCGCCCGGACTGA
- the msrA gene encoding peptide-methionine (S)-S-oxide reductase MsrA, with the protein MSELRTAIVAGGCFWCTEAVFLDVKGVQRVESGYIGGQVPDPTYKQVCGGATGHAEAIRVTYDPAVLSYRDLLGIFFATHDPTQLNRQGYDTGTQYRSAVFYATPEEKAEAQAVMDDITRQGVFDAPVVTTLEPATTFYVAEDYHQNYYAQNKLQPYCMAVITPKVSKFRKQFTDRLRSA; encoded by the coding sequence ATGAGCGAACTCAGGACAGCCATCGTGGCCGGCGGATGCTTCTGGTGCACCGAAGCGGTCTTCCTCGACGTGAAGGGCGTGCAGCGCGTCGAGAGCGGGTACATCGGCGGGCAGGTTCCCGACCCCACCTACAAGCAGGTGTGCGGCGGCGCGACCGGGCACGCCGAAGCGATCCGCGTCACGTACGACCCGGCCGTCCTCAGCTACCGGGACCTGCTCGGCATCTTCTTCGCCACGCACGACCCCACCCAGCTGAACCGTCAGGGGTACGACACCGGCACCCAGTACCGCAGCGCCGTCTTCTACGCGACCCCGGAGGAGAAGGCCGAAGCGCAGGCCGTCATGGACGACATCACCCGGCAGGGCGTGTTCGACGCGCCCGTCGTGACGACCCTGGAGCCCGCCACGACCTTCTACGTCGCCGAAGATTACCACCAGAACTACTACGCGCAGAACAAACTGCAGCCGTACTGCATGGCCGTCATCACGCCCAAGGTCTCCAAGTTCCGCAAGCAGTTCACGGACCGCCTCAGGAGCGCCTGA
- a CDS encoding TSUP family transporter, with protein sequence MPSPDVLLYGLPLAFLAGFIDAVAGGGGTITLPTLFLMGLSPAHAVATNKLLAIFGSGSATLQYGRAGHIEWRLVRPLVPLALAGSALGAYLVHFVNPDAFRTLVAAVILAVGALVLANKRFGLEDRYPGLTARVLATTLPGALLIGVYDGLLGPGTGTFLMFLFTLAGFNLVRASGNARAINFATNLGAFVYFLLGGQMVFWIGLPMGAANAAGAFVGARMAMLRGSAFVKWMYGVIVLLVAARLLIH encoded by the coding sequence CTGCCCTCCCCGGACGTGCTGCTGTACGGCCTGCCGCTCGCGTTCCTGGCGGGCTTCATCGACGCGGTCGCGGGCGGGGGCGGCACCATCACGCTCCCCACCCTGTTCCTGATGGGCCTGTCGCCTGCGCACGCCGTGGCCACCAACAAACTCCTCGCGATCTTCGGGTCCGGCAGCGCCACCCTGCAGTACGGCCGGGCCGGGCACATCGAGTGGCGACTCGTGCGGCCCCTCGTGCCGCTCGCCCTGGCAGGCTCCGCGCTCGGCGCGTACCTCGTGCACTTCGTCAACCCGGACGCGTTCCGGACGCTGGTGGCCGCCGTGATCCTCGCGGTCGGCGCGCTCGTCCTCGCCAACAAACGCTTCGGACTGGAGGACCGCTACCCGGGCCTGACGGCGCGCGTGCTCGCCACGACCCTGCCGGGCGCCCTGCTGATCGGCGTGTACGACGGGCTGCTCGGGCCGGGCACCGGCACCTTCCTGATGTTCCTGTTCACGCTCGCGGGCTTCAACCTCGTGCGGGCCAGCGGGAACGCGCGCGCCATCAACTTCGCCACGAACCTCGGCGCCTTCGTGTACTTCCTGCTGGGCGGACAGATGGTCTTCTGGATCGGCCTGCCGATGGGGGCCGCGAACGCGGCGGGCGCCTTCGTGGGGGCCAGGATGGCGATGCTGCGCGGGAGCGCCTTCGTGAAATGGATGTACGGCGTGATCGTGCTGCTCGTCGCCGCGCGCCTGCTGATCCACTGA